In a single window of the Verrucomicrobiia bacterium genome:
- a CDS encoding lysylphosphatidylglycerol synthase transmembrane domain-containing protein, with translation MSTNDQPSTAPAGKKPKINARFLSLGNLLLPVLLVIIALHWGDGRVFAELLLKIKPQWLVLAALCQIGTYLCVTMIWRTVFRRCGIPIRSYQLFALSIAKLFFDQTLPSFGVSGSVMAMRGFIRRQSSKGAAAAAVIINTTSRYLPYVLLFTAALAILWKHHMLSKPLEYTAALFIAVIVMLMAAIPALVQLAINHKTPSWVHRFGWLEKVLKTLREIPVEIIGDWRLWLVACLANACIFLLDSTTLWSLLSSLGIGTHPWFHAYVSDMVSSVVTDLAMVPGKIGVFEGSSVTMLRLFKYPLEEAVAATLLFRGFTYWLPMIPGFIITRRELGQHPHESR, from the coding sequence ATGTCGACAAACGATCAGCCCTCAACTGCGCCCGCGGGCAAAAAACCCAAGATCAACGCCCGCTTTCTCAGCCTGGGCAATTTGCTTCTGCCCGTCCTTCTGGTCATCATCGCGCTTCACTGGGGAGACGGCCGGGTTTTTGCCGAGCTGCTGCTGAAGATCAAGCCCCAATGGCTTGTCCTGGCCGCCCTCTGCCAGATCGGGACTTACCTCTGCGTAACCATGATCTGGCGCACGGTGTTCCGCCGCTGCGGCATCCCCATCCGCTCTTATCAATTGTTTGCGCTCAGCATTGCCAAGCTTTTCTTCGACCAGACCCTGCCTTCCTTCGGCGTGAGCGGCAGCGTCATGGCCATGCGCGGGTTCATCCGCCGGCAAAGCTCCAAGGGCGCGGCCGCCGCGGCGGTCATCATCAATACCACGAGCCGCTACCTGCCCTACGTGCTGCTGTTCACGGCGGCCCTGGCCATCCTCTGGAAACACCACATGCTCAGCAAGCCGCTGGAATACACGGCGGCTCTTTTCATCGCAGTCATCGTCATGCTCATGGCCGCGATCCCCGCGCTCGTGCAGCTGGCCATCAATCATAAAACACCGTCCTGGGTGCACCGGTTTGGCTGGCTCGAGAAGGTCCTGAAAACCTTGCGCGAGATCCCGGTCGAGATCATTGGGGACTGGCGCCTGTGGCTTGTGGCGTGCCTTGCGAACGCCTGCATTTTTCTGCTGGATTCGACGACGCTTTGGAGTCTGTTGTCGTCCCTCGGCATCGGGACCCATCCCTGGTTCCACGCCTACGTCAGCGACATGGTGTCGTCCGTCGTGACCGACCTGGCCATGGTGCCGGGAAAAATCGGGGTTTTCGAAGGAAGCTCCGTCACCATGCTGCGGCTCTTCAAATATCCGCTCGAAGAAGCCGTGGCCGCGACGCTCCTTTTCCGCGGCTTCACCTACTGGCTGCCCATGATCCCGGGATTTATTATCACCCGCCGCGAGCTCGGACAGCACCCTCACGAATCCCGCTGA
- a CDS encoding uracil-DNA glycosylase — MTDMDAFMAQVKAFKSPGVFNPWRDVDRENDRGPSGPKIRAEQLEHYLAARRDKARICLLGEAVGYQGGHFSGIAMMSERILLGHCREKGLRPEDVLPDLEPRRTSKPAIMEKGFAEPTATMVWGLMKASGHPPLEFVTWNSFAWHPYHPARGPLTNRRPTPKESQAGLGVLRLFLKLFPRARIIALGRVAEACLADLGIAAEGVRHPAQGGSVKFRSQMARILEDEKARA, encoded by the coding sequence ATGACCGATATGGACGCCTTCATGGCGCAGGTGAAAGCCTTCAAATCCCCAGGTGTTTTCAACCCGTGGCGGGACGTGGACCGCGAAAACGATCGGGGTCCCTCGGGCCCGAAGATCCGTGCGGAGCAGCTCGAACATTACCTGGCCGCGCGCCGGGACAAAGCGCGCATCTGCCTGCTCGGCGAAGCCGTCGGCTATCAAGGCGGCCACTTCTCCGGCATTGCCATGATGTCGGAAAGAATCCTGCTGGGTCATTGCCGGGAAAAAGGACTGCGGCCCGAAGATGTGCTGCCGGATCTGGAGCCGAGGCGCACGAGCAAGCCTGCCATCATGGAGAAAGGATTCGCCGAGCCCACGGCCACCATGGTCTGGGGCCTGATGAAGGCCTCGGGGCATCCCCCGCTTGAATTCGTCACGTGGAATTCGTTTGCCTGGCATCCCTATCATCCGGCCAGGGGCCCGCTCACCAACCGCAGGCCCACACCGAAAGAATCGCAGGCCGGGCTTGGCGTGCTGCGCCTTTTTTTGAAGCTCTTTCCGCGGGCCAGGATCATTGCGCTGGGAAGGGTCGCGGAGGCATGCCTTGCCGATCTCGGCATCGCCGCGGAAGGCGTAAGGCATCCCGCGCAGGGCGGGTCCGTTAAATTTCGCAGTCAGATGGCGCGTATCCTCGAAGACGAAAAAGCGCGCGCCTGA
- a CDS encoding FTR1 family protein, whose protein sequence is MLQAFFIVLREGVEAFLMVAITAAYLRKTCQGHLIPALVAGIVGSIVVSGLLGYFLWITEGQHQPVIEGAFGLITAVLVATLVVHMMKVGPTMKQEMESQLSKASAAPTLKGSLWGVFLFTLLMISREGMETALLLLQVQDAQIVTGVLLGVAAAGLVAYLWQQFGYLINLKHFFQVTAVYLLLFTVQIAVQSFHEFAEGGVLPNSEVLHAATEPFSSDGIYGKWYLILTVTGCGLWLCLNLISERFPFPRKQASRA, encoded by the coding sequence ATGCTCCAGGCATTTTTCATTGTTTTACGGGAAGGCGTCGAAGCCTTTCTTATGGTCGCAATCACCGCCGCCTATTTGCGTAAAACCTGCCAGGGCCATTTGATTCCCGCGCTTGTCGCCGGCATCGTCGGCTCCATTGTCGTGAGCGGCCTGCTCGGCTATTTTCTGTGGATCACTGAAGGGCAGCATCAGCCTGTGATCGAAGGGGCCTTCGGGCTGATCACCGCCGTACTTGTGGCCACGCTCGTCGTGCACATGATGAAGGTCGGCCCGACCATGAAGCAGGAAATGGAAAGCCAGCTTTCCAAAGCTTCCGCGGCACCGACCCTGAAAGGCTCGCTTTGGGGCGTGTTCCTGTTTACGCTTCTCATGATCAGCCGCGAGGGGATGGAAACCGCCCTTCTCCTGCTCCAGGTGCAGGACGCGCAGATCGTGACCGGTGTCCTGCTTGGCGTTGCCGCGGCGGGCCTGGTCGCCTATCTCTGGCAGCAGTTCGGCTATCTTATCAACCTCAAGCATTTTTTCCAGGTCACGGCCGTTTACCTGCTGCTTTTCACGGTCCAGATCGCAGTGCAATCCTTCCATGAATTCGCCGAAGGCGGCGTTCTTCCCAACAGCGAAGTGCTCCATGCCGCGACCGAGCCTTTTTCGAGTGACGGAATCTACGGCAAATGGTACCTGATCCTGACCGTCACGGGCTGCGGCCTGTGGCTTTGCCTGAATCTGATTTCCGAACGCTTCCCTTTCCCGCGCAAGCAAGCTTCCCGGGCGTAA
- a CDS encoding PilZ domain-containing protein yields the protein MEKRRFFRHPLQVPIQYYEVRSHTIDNSSSIDLSQGGLSFMAERFFSKGTLMDVSIPVKEEVFRIHGQVAYCNRVTESGRYRTGLAFRDPTSAFNAKLAEQIHLIKAYQEKLSQERNEEITEEEAARAWIAKYAKHFSHLF from the coding sequence ATGGAAAAAAGGCGTTTTTTCAGACACCCCCTTCAGGTCCCGATCCAGTATTACGAAGTCCGCTCGCATACGATCGACAATTCGTCGTCCATTGATCTTTCCCAAGGCGGGCTGAGTTTCATGGCCGAGCGCTTTTTCTCGAAGGGAACGCTGATGGACGTGTCGATCCCGGTGAAAGAGGAAGTGTTCCGCATCCACGGCCAGGTGGCTTACTGCAACCGCGTCACCGAATCGGGCCGGTACCGTACGGGCCTGGCCTTCCGCGATCCCACGAGCGCTTTCAACGCCAAGCTGGCGGAACAGATCCATTTGATCAAGGCTTACCAGGAAAAACTGTCGCAGGAACGCAACGAAGAGATCACGGAAGAAGAAGCTGCGCGCGCCTGGATCGCCAAATACGCAAAGCACTTTTCTCATTTGTTTTAG
- a CDS encoding exosortase system-associated protein, TIGR04073 family, with protein sequence MKTLTTAVAMLFALSVPAFAETVHATVTYVNSQDNSLVVAPKDAGDLPDQMSVAPDRVDFQGISSLDQLQVGEDVVLEGEKTKTGFEPVVLRVPETETDTQLRSLIGENESASENYTDGKGRRTSRAFGTYATGETKSAADETAGSRAAEKAPVEKTGYKWYDKLGRGALNVVSSPVEIIRSIQVDSQENSLAYGWTVGLIRGFGQGVVRIGVGLLDVVTFPFDFPVKGKAPLVYPEYVWEKPGVKYI encoded by the coding sequence ATGAAAACTCTAACGACGGCAGTGGCGATGCTTTTCGCGCTTTCGGTTCCCGCCTTTGCGGAGACCGTGCATGCCACGGTGACTTACGTGAATTCGCAGGACAATTCCCTGGTGGTGGCTCCCAAGGACGCGGGAGATTTGCCTGACCAGATGAGCGTGGCGCCCGACCGGGTGGACTTCCAGGGCATTTCTTCGCTGGACCAGCTTCAGGTCGGCGAGGACGTGGTCCTTGAAGGAGAAAAAACGAAAACGGGTTTCGAACCGGTAGTCTTGCGCGTGCCCGAGACGGAAACCGACACGCAGCTTCGCAGCCTGATCGGCGAAAATGAAAGCGCTTCGGAAAATTACACCGACGGCAAGGGAAGGCGCACGTCACGCGCTTTCGGCACGTATGCGACTGGTGAAACCAAGAGCGCAGCCGACGAAACCGCAGGCAGCCGGGCAGCGGAAAAGGCGCCGGTGGAAAAGACGGGCTACAAGTGGTATGACAAGCTCGGCCGCGGCGCGCTGAATGTCGTCAGCTCGCCCGTGGAAATCATCCGGTCGATCCAGGTCGATTCACAGGAGAACAGCCTTGCGTACGGCTGGACGGTGGGTCTCATCCGGGGCTTCGGGCAGGGCGTGGTCCGCATCGGCGTCGGGCTTCTCGATGTCGTGACGTTCCCGTTCGATTTTCCCGTCAAAGGCAAAGCGCCTCTGGTTTATCCCGAATACGTCTGGGAAAAGCCGGGCGTCAAATACATTTAA
- a CDS encoding inorganic diphosphatase, with amino-acid sequence MQVEDNGNVTLSVMIEIPKGSRNKYEYDAEKKAVKFDRMLFSAVHYPSDYGFIFDTLAQDGDPLDALVLVWEPTFPGCLIEAKPVGLFKMWDEKGPDEKILCVPVHEPFWNYINGLSDVPPHLLKEIEHFFKIYKELEKKKTGVEGWHDREDAIQIIRQAEDRFRAKRNACQ; translated from the coding sequence ATGCAAGTCGAAGACAATGGAAACGTGACCTTATCGGTCATGATCGAAATCCCGAAAGGGAGCCGGAATAAGTATGAATACGACGCGGAAAAGAAAGCGGTCAAATTCGACCGTATGCTTTTTTCCGCTGTGCATTACCCGAGCGATTACGGTTTTATTTTTGATACGCTGGCCCAGGACGGGGACCCGCTCGACGCGCTGGTCTTAGTCTGGGAGCCGACGTTCCCCGGATGCCTGATCGAGGCCAAGCCCGTCGGGCTTTTCAAGATGTGGGACGAAAAGGGGCCGGACGAAAAAATCCTCTGTGTGCCCGTGCATGAGCCGTTTTGGAATTACATCAACGGGCTTTCCGACGTTCCGCCGCATCTGCTCAAGGAGATCGAGCACTTCTTCAAGATCTACAAAGAGCTGGAAAAGAAGAAGACGGGCGTGGAGGGATGGCACGACAGGGAAGATGCGATCCAGATCATCCGCCAGGCCGAGGACCGGTTCCGGGCCAAACGGAACGCCTGCCAATAA
- a CDS encoding universal stress protein, giving the protein MSLMLKKVDRPRELKWYQAGAMLYGDWGTSKAYVLGIAFALAGHASWFFLGLMSALTALIGVCYMVICRVYPDGGGVYSSVKHRHRLLAVIGAFLLIADYVITASLSTLDAFHYFNAPHPEIWAVATILVIGAINWLGPSKSSTIASYIAVVASAGALILFAATVPSLSHVHLTWPGSDWPKNWTVFVGIVLALSGVEAIANMTGIMEEPVEKTSKRAIWPVLLEVSVLTFLLGIAMNAIPNLKDHTEDMLRVLATHYIGPWYGAFISLAFGFLLLSATNTAIGDLVSIQFLMAKDRELPEAFSKLNRFGMPGLALIIATAIPAGVLIFEHDLVKLAALYAIGVIGAITINLGACATNFKIPLSRKERILLGIGAVILFFIELTIAFEKHHALIFALTVLAVGLSLRYAAKTFLPIPVPALAPTVNLLTVSEAREIAPLYKSSSLVAIRSFNPAVLDEAALRVKALKENAVYLSYIEETPTVAELPDEIEPSSHSLEVLGEAQKAMEERGVTGIPVWQIGDDPGRMIAKAAAELGVNTVMIGTTRRSALVNLLRGDVLRTLARHLPRECRLVISG; this is encoded by the coding sequence ATGTCTTTGATGCTCAAAAAAGTCGATCGCCCGCGCGAATTGAAGTGGTATCAGGCGGGCGCCATGCTGTACGGCGATTGGGGAACCAGCAAGGCCTATGTGCTTGGCATCGCCTTCGCTCTTGCCGGCCACGCTTCCTGGTTTTTCCTCGGCCTCATGTCCGCGCTTACGGCCCTCATCGGCGTCTGCTACATGGTGATTTGCCGCGTGTATCCGGACGGCGGCGGCGTTTATTCTTCCGTGAAGCATCGCCACCGCCTGCTCGCGGTGATCGGCGCGTTTCTTTTGATCGCGGATTACGTGATTACCGCGTCGCTCAGCACGCTCGACGCCTTCCATTATTTCAACGCGCCGCATCCGGAAATCTGGGCCGTGGCCACGATCCTCGTCATCGGCGCCATCAACTGGCTCGGGCCCAGCAAATCCAGCACGATCGCGTCTTACATCGCCGTCGTGGCCTCGGCGGGCGCCCTGATTCTTTTCGCGGCAACCGTTCCCTCGCTCTCCCATGTGCATCTGACCTGGCCCGGCAGCGACTGGCCCAAAAATTGGACGGTTTTCGTCGGCATCGTGCTCGCGCTTTCCGGCGTGGAAGCCATTGCCAACATGACGGGCATCATGGAAGAGCCCGTCGAAAAAACATCCAAGCGCGCGATCTGGCCCGTGCTCCTGGAAGTTTCCGTGCTGACCTTTCTGCTTGGCATTGCCATGAATGCCATCCCGAACCTCAAAGACCATACCGAAGACATGCTCCGCGTCCTGGCCACGCATTATATCGGGCCTTGGTACGGCGCCTTCATCTCGCTCGCGTTCGGCTTCCTGCTGCTTTCGGCGACCAACACCGCCATCGGCGACCTGGTCAGCATCCAGTTTTTGATGGCCAAAGACCGCGAGCTGCCCGAAGCTTTCTCAAAGCTAAACCGCTTTGGCATGCCGGGCCTTGCGCTGATCATCGCCACGGCGATCCCCGCGGGCGTTTTAATCTTCGAGCACGATCTGGTTAAACTCGCGGCACTCTATGCCATCGGCGTGATCGGTGCCATCACGATCAATCTCGGCGCCTGCGCGACCAACTTCAAGATCCCGCTGAGCCGGAAGGAACGCATCCTCCTCGGCATCGGCGCGGTCATCCTTTTTTTTATTGAATTGACGATCGCCTTCGAAAAGCACCACGCCCTGATTTTCGCGCTCACGGTCCTCGCGGTCGGATTGTCGCTGCGCTATGCCGCCAAGACGTTCCTGCCGATTCCGGTGCCGGCGCTTGCGCCCACGGTCAATCTGCTCACCGTTTCCGAAGCCAGAGAAATAGCGCCGCTTTACAAAAGCTCGTCGCTTGTCGCGATCCGCAGCTTTAATCCCGCGGTGCTCGACGAAGCCGCGCTGCGCGTGAAGGCCCTCAAGGAAAACGCGGTTTATTTGAGCTACATCGAGGAAACTCCCACCGTGGCGGAATTGCCGGATGAAATCGAACCGTCCTCTCACTCCCTCGAAGTCCTGGGAGAGGCTCAGAAGGCCATGGAGGAACGCGGGGTCACCGGCATCCCGGTCTGGCAGATCGGCGATGATCCCGGCCGCATGATCGCCAAAGCCGCGGCCGAACTTGGAGTCAATACGGTCATGATCGGGACGACGAGGCGCAGCGCGCTGGTCAACCTTCTCCGCGGCGACGTGCTGCGAACGCTCGCCCGTCATTTACCCAGAGAATGCCGCCTGGTGATCAGCGGCTAG
- a CDS encoding alpha-amylase family glycosyl hydrolase: MRRHPHLFEANARIFLERLSRKHNSRLTLSTVPEEEWEKIRERGFDLIWLMGAWQRSPGAAQVALRHEALRRHFPEALPDLSDKDIEGSPYAVYSYMLDPALGRHEELLELKKRLNYLGMKLIVDFVPNHVALDHPWTLSHPEWFVRPKSEALGEHPDWFFKTRHGIDLAHGRDPYFPPWTDSAQLNYFSAELRQVMIQELGHISKLADGVRCDMAMLAMNAVFDRVWSPFAANAAPVQSEFWTQAIRRIKEENASFLFLAEAYWGLEWPLHELGFDYAYDKPFYDHLLSGDVAGIRTHLEAAPAFQEQCMRFIENHDEQRAVKAFGPKKSMAAAVMVATLPGLRFFHDGQAEGKKKRLPVQLVREPAEKPDVETMVFYRELWDCVNTPCFHQGQWASLEVMDPAFGGISKSILAWVWILGEEGRLVAVNYSEHPAKGRIELQRLAEGRTASGMSLQFSAGEAHADGGNFSGSAGVNMGAWSACIARIGVTVPQSVPSSEPSALSKPV, from the coding sequence ATGCGACGTCATCCTCATTTGTTCGAGGCTAATGCAAGAATTTTTCTGGAGCGCCTGTCGCGGAAGCACAACAGCCGCCTGACGCTTTCCACGGTTCCCGAAGAAGAATGGGAAAAGATCCGTGAGAGAGGCTTTGACCTCATCTGGCTGATGGGCGCGTGGCAGAGAAGTCCGGGCGCCGCCCAGGTCGCGCTCCGACATGAGGCCCTGCGCCGCCACTTTCCTGAAGCCCTGCCCGACCTCAGCGACAAAGATATCGAAGGTTCGCCGTATGCGGTTTATTCGTACATGCTGGATCCGGCTCTCGGCCGCCATGAAGAGCTGCTCGAGCTGAAAAAACGGCTCAACTATCTCGGCATGAAGCTGATCGTGGATTTCGTGCCGAACCACGTGGCGCTCGATCATCCCTGGACGCTCTCGCATCCCGAATGGTTCGTGCGCCCTAAAAGCGAGGCGTTGGGGGAGCATCCCGACTGGTTTTTCAAAACCCGCCACGGCATCGACCTCGCGCATGGCCGGGATCCTTATTTCCCGCCCTGGACGGATTCCGCGCAGCTGAATTATTTTTCCGCGGAACTGCGCCAAGTCATGATCCAGGAGCTGGGACACATTTCGAAGCTGGCCGACGGCGTGCGCTGCGACATGGCCATGCTCGCCATGAACGCCGTGTTCGATCGGGTTTGGTCGCCTTTTGCGGCCAATGCCGCCCCGGTCCAATCCGAATTCTGGACGCAGGCGATCCGGCGCATCAAGGAAGAGAACGCTTCTTTCCTTTTTCTCGCGGAAGCGTATTGGGGGCTCGAATGGCCGCTGCACGAGCTGGGTTTTGATTACGCGTACGACAAACCCTTTTACGACCACCTCCTTTCCGGCGACGTCGCCGGGATCCGGACGCATCTGGAAGCGGCGCCGGCCTTCCAGGAACAGTGCATGCGTTTCATCGAAAATCACGACGAGCAGCGCGCGGTCAAGGCGTTCGGACCTAAAAAATCCATGGCCGCGGCCGTCATGGTCGCCACGCTGCCCGGTTTGCGTTTTTTTCACGACGGCCAGGCCGAGGGCAAAAAAAAGCGGCTGCCCGTGCAGCTGGTTCGCGAACCCGCGGAAAAGCCGGACGTTGAAACCATGGTTTTTTACCGCGAGCTTTGGGACTGCGTGAACACGCCGTGTTTCCATCAAGGGCAATGGGCCAGCCTGGAAGTGATGGACCCCGCTTTCGGCGGCATTTCCAAAAGTATCCTGGCATGGGTATGGATCCTGGGCGAGGAAGGCCGTCTTGTCGCCGTGAATTATTCCGAACACCCGGCGAAAGGCAGGATTGAACTGCAAAGGCTTGCCGAAGGCCGGACGGCCTCAGGCATGAGCCTCCAGTTTTCCGCCGGGGAAGCGCATGCCGACGGCGGGAATTTTTCGGGCAGTGCGGGGGTGAATATGGGCGCCTGGTCGGCCTGCATCGCCAGGATCGGAGTCACGGTTCCGCAGTCCGTGCCGTCTTCCGAGCCTTCGGCTTTATCTAAACCTGTCTGA